A region from the Kineothrix sp. IPX-CK genome encodes:
- a CDS encoding response regulator transcription factor yields MFDYIIENNIRRRNLAYTILLIDDDKELCALIKQSIMREQIHSDCCYSGTDGLALLEKNDYQLILLDVMMPGMDGFQTMEKIREKSSIPILMLTSKNDSMSKVQGLRSGADDYLTKPFDMEELIARIISLIRRYTRFSLTANYSQPLVYKGLTIDVDSRSVTTQNGTFELPPKEFDLLLFCAKNQGKILTKQQIYEEVWGELYVYDDSNIMAIISRLRKKIEPDPGAPLYIQTVKGIGYRFNKEV; encoded by the coding sequence ATGTTTGATTATATAATCGAAAATAATATAAGGAGGAGGAACTTGGCCTACACTATTTTACTAATTGACGATGACAAAGAACTATGCGCTTTAATTAAACAAAGCATAATGAGAGAACAAATACACTCTGATTGTTGCTACTCCGGTACAGACGGACTTGCTCTCCTTGAAAAAAACGATTATCAGCTTATTCTTTTAGATGTGATGATGCCGGGAATGGACGGTTTCCAGACCATGGAGAAAATAAGAGAGAAAAGCAGCATACCCATTCTGATGCTCACTTCTAAAAATGACAGTATGTCAAAAGTACAGGGACTGCGTTCCGGTGCCGACGACTATTTAACGAAACCATTTGATATGGAAGAACTGATTGCTCGAATTATTTCTTTGATACGCAGATACACACGCTTTAGTTTAACAGCCAATTATTCGCAGCCCCTTGTTTACAAAGGGCTGACCATAGACGTTGATAGCCGAAGTGTGACCACGCAAAACGGTACATTTGAGTTGCCGCCAAAAGAATTTGATCTGTTGCTCTTTTGCGCTAAAAATCAGGGGAAGATTCTAACGAAGCAGCAGATTTACGAGGAGGTTTGGGGTGAGCTTTATGTCTATGATGACAGTAATATTATGGCTATCATCAGCAGACTTCGTAAGAAGATAGAACCCGACCCCGGAGCGCCGTTGTATATCCAAACAGTAAAGGGAATTGGCTATCGTTTTAACAAGGAGGTATAG
- a CDS encoding HAMP domain-containing sensor histidine kinase, with amino-acid sequence MDVILGILFCLALLLSIVCCTKLMRVKRKLSDMAEALSDIQAGNGNRKILAADNELTAELSFKMNEIVYAYEEQLSQLRSADETNRQLMTSLSHDVRTPLTTLLGYLDAVHRGVVSGKAREDYLEISRRKAHDLKEYIDVLFDWFKLNSSEFSLSIERTELAELTRNILKDWIPIFEEKNLIYEIELPEKPLLTRVDLDGYARIINNLVQNVINHSQATQIKIEMVKQESNIEICIMDNGIGIEKADLQHIFQRLYKCDKGRSNKGSGLGLAIVRQMVEQMDGRITVQSEPNQYTNFTVFFPLDA; translated from the coding sequence CTGGATGTGATTTTGGGCATATTATTTTGCCTTGCCCTCTTGCTTAGCATTGTGTGCTGTACAAAGCTAATGCGTGTAAAACGGAAGCTTAGCGACATGGCAGAAGCTTTGAGTGATATTCAGGCCGGAAACGGAAATCGAAAAATCCTTGCAGCAGACAATGAGCTGACAGCAGAGCTCTCATTTAAAATGAATGAAATTGTATATGCCTATGAAGAACAGCTTTCACAGCTGCGGTCTGCAGACGAAACGAATCGTCAGCTTATGACCAGCCTTTCCCATGATGTTAGGACACCTCTTACAACCCTGCTGGGTTACTTGGATGCTGTTCATAGAGGGGTTGTTAGCGGAAAAGCGCGTGAGGATTACCTCGAAATTTCGAGGCGAAAAGCACATGATCTAAAAGAATATATTGATGTTTTATTTGACTGGTTTAAGCTCAACTCCAGTGAATTTTCTTTATCTATAGAGCGGACAGAGCTTGCGGAACTAACCCGCAATATCCTCAAAGACTGGATTCCTATTTTTGAGGAAAAAAATCTAATCTATGAAATTGAGCTTCCAGAAAAACCGTTGCTCACAAGAGTGGATTTGGATGGTTATGCCCGCATCATTAATAATTTAGTTCAGAACGTTATAAACCATAGTCAGGCGACACAGATCAAAATTGAAATGGTAAAACAAGAAAGTAATATTGAAATCTGTATTATGGATAACGGAATCGGAATTGAGAAAGCGGATTTACAGCATATTTTTCAAAGGCTGTACAAATGTGATAAAGGGCGTTCGAATAAAGGAAGCGGATTAGGCCTTGCTATTGTCCGACAGATGGTGGAACAGATGGACGGTCGAATTACGGTACAAAGTGAGCCGAACCAATATACAAATTTCACTGTTTTCTTTCCTTTAGATGCCTGA
- a CDS encoding ABC transporter ATP-binding protein, protein MSDFIIETKNLTKQYGEQKSVANLNIHVKKGRIYGLLGRNGAGKTTAMKMLLNLTRPTSGEVQIFGKSIHGNEKKILPRIGSLIEAPGFYPNLTGTENLKIFAQLRGVSKRTAVKDALEVVGLPYGDKKLFAQYSLGMKQRLAIALAIMHDPELLILDEPINGLDPIGIAEVRSFIRDLCDKKGKTILISSHILSEIALLVDDVGIIDHGVLLEEESLAELEEKNGKYIHFIVSDTAQAARIMERNFGAKNFTVENDHSLRLYDNNFSVAALNRAFIENGLEVSEAHTCEDTLEDYFKRITGGEGIA, encoded by the coding sequence TTGAGTGATTTTATCATTGAAACAAAAAATCTCACCAAACAATATGGTGAGCAGAAAAGTGTTGCAAATTTGAATATCCATGTGAAAAAGGGACGCATCTATGGTTTGCTCGGCAGAAATGGTGCAGGGAAAACCACGGCCATGAAAATGCTCTTAAATCTGACGAGGCCTACTTCCGGAGAAGTTCAAATTTTCGGCAAAAGCATTCATGGAAACGAAAAGAAAATTCTGCCCCGCATCGGCAGCCTAATCGAAGCGCCGGGATTTTATCCGAATCTGACAGGTACAGAGAACCTGAAAATTTTTGCACAGCTCAGAGGTGTTTCCAAACGTACCGCTGTCAAAGACGCATTAGAGGTTGTTGGGCTCCCCTATGGCGATAAGAAGCTGTTTGCCCAATACTCTCTCGGCATGAAGCAGCGTTTAGCGATTGCCCTTGCAATTATGCACGATCCGGAGCTGCTGATTTTGGACGAGCCGATCAATGGGCTTGACCCCATCGGAATTGCAGAAGTGCGCTCGTTTATCCGGGATTTGTGCGACAAAAAGGGAAAAACGATTTTGATTTCCAGCCATATTCTTTCGGAAATAGCGCTTTTAGTTGATGATGTCGGCATTATAGATCACGGTGTACTGCTGGAAGAAGAAAGCCTTGCGGAGTTAGAAGAAAAGAATGGGAAGTACATCCATTTTATCGTTTCTGACACAGCACAGGCTGCCAGAATCATGGAGAGAAACTTCGGAGCCAAAAACTTTACTGTGGAAAATGACCACAGCCTGCGCTTATATGATAACAATTTTTCTGTAGCTGCCCTTAACCGAGCTTTTATTGAAAACGGATTGGAGGTATCGGAAGCTCACACCTGTGAAGATACCTTGGAGGATTACTTCAAGCGTATAACCGGAGGTGAGGGCATTGCGTAA
- a CDS encoding ABC transporter permease, with product MRNLLLSEMKKFKRKKIFLFGLLAAIIFPLFNAVLLSDSNFASVQSGVREDNAFLLLMPLLIILAANLFFVEQDNDTLKNLLCIPVSKNQLVLVKLLVLLIFSVAFQLMGFAVSTAIAVSQNIPLTDFAFQLTLTASSGILMWAAALPCIVLVVWFNKSYILSVIIVFFYTLLNYVMHFSDAIMMQPLGINAGTLMPVPMIFRWLYQFYTPTGQIQTEFYNRFSQYFVPSSVCFGVLLLEAAVCIYLMIRIYRRREI from the coding sequence TTGCGTAATCTGCTTTTAAGTGAAATGAAGAAATTCAAGAGAAAGAAAATATTTCTATTTGGACTATTGGCGGCCATCATTTTCCCTCTTTTTAATGCTGTATTACTGTCAGATTCCAATTTTGCAAGTGTCCAGTCCGGAGTCAGAGAGGATAACGCCTTTCTACTTTTAATGCCCCTGCTGATTATCTTGGCGGCTAATCTGTTTTTTGTCGAGCAGGACAATGATACGTTGAAAAATCTGCTTTGCATACCGGTATCAAAAAATCAATTGGTTCTTGTAAAGCTATTGGTTTTGCTCATTTTTTCAGTTGCATTTCAGTTAATGGGTTTTGCAGTAAGCACAGCAATCGCTGTTTCTCAAAACATCCCGCTGACTGATTTTGCTTTTCAGCTTACGCTCACAGCCTCATCCGGAATACTCATGTGGGCTGCTGCGCTTCCCTGCATTGTGCTGGTTGTATGGTTTAATAAAAGCTATATTCTCTCGGTGATTATCGTGTTCTTTTACACCCTGCTAAATTATGTGATGCATTTTAGCGATGCGATTATGATGCAGCCTTTAGGGATAAATGCCGGAACCCTTATGCCCGTTCCTATGATTTTTCGGTGGCTGTACCAGTTTTACACCCCCACTGGCCAAATCCAGACGGAATTTTACAATCGATTCAGTCAATATTTTGTACCGTCATCTGTATGCTTTGGTGTGCTTTTATTGGAAGCCGCCGTTTGTATTTATTTGATGATCCGCATCTATCGGCGCAGAGAAATTTGA
- a CDS encoding ABC transporter permease has protein sequence MFRIIKAEFLKLKRFHILLIGLIGMTLPAILSVFTQAVATPEGTTQNFGFSALFNSTIWNSATIFMPVIFTLLGGYLINREYTDNTLKIIFPVPVSFQRLLFGKLLTIGILSLLFGFYSYTVTLVIGLLYGLSGLNAGILFTGFLQMLGISLFTYIAILPIIAFTSRKPGIYMGGVIVAFLFGYSAMFIKNVTLRSLYPILSGLAVMRFDTGTFMNTSEPENFTLSLLSLTAMLLLSIIIVTLIKPSQAATKRKKAKAAGLFQRRSL, from the coding sequence ATGTTTCGTATTATAAAAGCTGAATTTTTAAAATTAAAGAGATTTCATATTTTGCTCATAGGCCTTATTGGAATGACTCTCCCGGCAATTTTGTCTGTATTCACGCAGGCAGTCGCCACGCCGGAGGGCACAACACAGAATTTTGGCTTTTCCGCTCTTTTTAACAGTACCATTTGGAATAGCGCAACAATTTTTATGCCTGTTATTTTTACATTGCTAGGCGGCTATCTTATCAATCGGGAATACACAGATAACACGCTTAAAATTATTTTTCCTGTTCCGGTAAGCTTTCAGCGCCTGCTGTTCGGTAAACTGCTGACCATAGGAATCTTAAGTTTACTGTTTGGATTTTACAGTTATACAGTAACGTTGGTCATCGGATTGCTGTACGGTCTTTCAGGACTGAATGCCGGAATTTTATTTACCGGTTTTTTGCAAATGCTCGGAATATCACTTTTTACCTATATCGCCATTCTGCCGATTATCGCATTCACCAGCAGGAAACCGGGAATTTATATGGGCGGTGTTATCGTAGCATTTCTATTCGGCTATAGCGCCATGTTCATAAAAAATGTAACACTACGAAGTCTTTACCCTATCCTTTCAGGGCTGGCAGTTATGAGGTTCGACACGGGAACATTCATGAATACTTCTGAGCCCGAGAATTTTACTTTATCCTTATTATCTTTGACTGCCATGCTTTTGCTTTCAATTATAATTGTGACACTTATAAAGCCATCACAGGCAGCTACCAAGCGAAAAAAAGCCAAGGCAGCAGGGCTGTTCCAAAGACGAAGTCTTTAG
- a CDS encoding response regulator transcription factor — protein MSKILIVEDEEAIADLEKDYLELSDFEVEIEHTGDKGLEKALSGNFDLIILDLMLPGIDGFEVCKKIREEKNIPILMVSAKKDDIDKIRGLGLGADDYMTKPFSPSELVARVKAHMARYDRLVGSTQKTNDIVEIRGIRIDKTARRVYIDNEEKTFTTKEFDLLTFLAENPNHVFTKEELFREIWDMDSIGDIATVTVHIKKIREKIEYDTAKPQYIETIWGVGYRFKV, from the coding sequence ATGAGCAAAATTTTGATTGTAGAAGATGAAGAAGCGATTGCTGACTTAGAAAAAGACTATTTAGAGCTGAGCGACTTCGAAGTGGAAATCGAGCATACGGGAGATAAAGGGCTCGAAAAAGCCTTGAGCGGAAATTTCGATTTAATTATTCTCGACCTGATGCTTCCAGGAATCGACGGCTTCGAGGTATGCAAGAAAATCAGGGAAGAAAAAAATATTCCCATCCTTATGGTTTCCGCAAAAAAGGATGATATCGATAAGATAAGAGGACTTGGCCTCGGCGCGGATGACTATATGACAAAGCCTTTCAGCCCCAGCGAGCTGGTAGCGAGAGTAAAAGCGCACATGGCAAGATATGACAGACTTGTAGGTTCTACGCAGAAGACAAACGATATTGTGGAAATTCGAGGGATACGCATTGATAAGACGGCAAGAAGGGTTTACATCGACAATGAGGAGAAGACCTTTACGACAAAGGAATTCGATCTGCTCACCTTCTTAGCGGAGAATCCTAACCATGTATTTACTAAGGAAGAGCTGTTCCGCGAAATATGGGATATGGATTCCATCGGTGACATAGCTACGGTAACTGTCCACATTAAAAAGATTCGCGAGAAAATTGAATACGATACGGCAAAGCCTCAGTATATTGAAACAATTTGGGGAGTAGGATACCGCTTTAAGGTGTGA
- a CDS encoding HAMP domain-containing sensor histidine kinase produces MKFKTRLLVTFLTIVFLPLMLTALAFISIGGYLMNAQREIGMVNVDYTMMSDPAQTFEQISEKVFKEVKRQIAIDEAKLEDTAYLNDINKGIEDKASYILVRKGDRLYYAGNTAAADKIFNILPAYGYANESHDAGYYYNSMEKLVKQLDFTFSDGTEGSFFIITKIHTLISKQLLIDMFIAIILILLFTSVMLTRWIHMGVFLPVNELNMAMKSIASGNLDYMLNTDNKGEIGDLYKNYEDMRLRLKETTDEKFEHEKQNRELISNISHDLKTPITAIKGYVEGIMDGVADTPEKMDKYIKTIYNKANDMDRLINELTVYSGIDSNRVPYHFHRINVADYFGDCIEEVGLDLESKNIELNYFNLVSPDTMIIADPEQLKRVISNIIGNSVKYLDKEKGVIDIHILDEVDSIRIEIEDNGKGIAAKDLPNIFERFYRTDASRNSSKGGSGIGLSIVKKIVEDHGGYIWATSKENEGTCLHFVFRKYREVKE; encoded by the coding sequence ATGAAGTTTAAGACGAGATTGTTAGTTACGTTTCTTACAATTGTATTTCTGCCTCTGATGCTGACAGCCTTGGCATTCATAAGTATCGGAGGATATTTGATGAATGCACAGCGGGAAATCGGGATGGTGAACGTCGACTATACGATGATGTCAGACCCTGCACAGACCTTCGAGCAGATTTCGGAGAAGGTTTTTAAAGAAGTGAAGCGGCAGATAGCCATAGATGAGGCGAAATTAGAAGATACTGCTTATCTTAATGATATCAATAAAGGAATAGAAGATAAAGCCTCCTATATTCTTGTCCGTAAGGGCGACCGGCTATATTATGCGGGAAATACGGCAGCGGCGGATAAGATATTCAACATTCTCCCCGCGTACGGATATGCGAATGAAAGTCATGATGCGGGCTATTATTATAACAGCATGGAAAAGCTGGTAAAGCAGTTGGATTTTACCTTTTCCGACGGTACGGAGGGAAGCTTTTTTATCATTACCAAGATACACACTCTAATATCAAAACAGCTTTTGATAGATATGTTCATCGCTATTATACTGATACTGCTGTTTACCAGCGTAATGCTTACCCGTTGGATTCATATGGGTGTGTTCCTTCCGGTAAACGAACTGAATATGGCGATGAAGAGCATTGCCAGCGGCAACCTGGATTATATGCTGAATACGGATAACAAAGGTGAAATAGGGGATTTGTATAAAAATTACGAAGACATGCGGCTGCGTCTGAAGGAGACTACGGATGAAAAATTCGAGCATGAGAAGCAGAACAGGGAGTTGATCAGCAATATTTCCCATGATTTGAAGACCCCCATCACTGCGATAAAGGGCTATGTAGAAGGTATCATGGACGGCGTTGCGGATACTCCTGAGAAAATGGATAAGTACATTAAGACCATTTATAACAAGGCTAATGATATGGATCGTCTGATCAACGAGCTGACAGTTTACTCGGGAATCGATTCTAACCGGGTGCCCTATCATTTCCATCGCATCAATGTGGCGGACTACTTTGGGGATTGCATCGAAGAGGTGGGACTGGATCTTGAATCGAAAAATATCGAACTTAATTATTTTAACTTAGTTTCTCCGGATACGATGATTATTGCGGACCCGGAACAGCTAAAGCGGGTAATCAGTAATATCATTGGCAACAGCGTGAAATATCTGGATAAGGAAAAAGGTGTCATCGACATTCACATTTTGGATGAAGTGGATTCTATCCGGATCGAGATAGAGGACAACGGAAAAGGTATCGCGGCTAAAGACCTGCCGAACATTTTTGAGCGTTTTTACCGTACGGATGCTTCCAGGAACTCTTCCAAAGGCGGGAGCGGGATCGGCTTATCAATTGTAAAGAAAATCGTGGAAGACCACGGTGGATATATATGGGCAACGAGTAAGGAGAACGAAGGCACGTGCCTGCACTTCGTATTCAGAAAGTACCGTGAAGTAAAGGAATAA
- a CDS encoding transcriptional repressor gives MAVKYSRQREVIKDFLCTRKDHPTADMVYMNVRQQYPNISLGTVYRNLTLLTERGEIRKISVGDGVDHFDADTSPHNHFICKRCGSVIDLEMESIEHISESARQNFDGYIEGHVTYFYGLCGDCCKTDPS, from the coding sequence ATGGCAGTTAAATACAGCAGGCAGCGGGAGGTCATTAAAGATTTCCTTTGCACAAGAAAAGATCACCCCACTGCGGACATGGTATACATGAATGTCCGGCAGCAATATCCTAATATAAGTCTAGGTACCGTATACCGCAATCTGACGCTTCTCACCGAACGGGGAGAAATACGGAAGATTAGCGTGGGCGACGGCGTAGATCATTTTGACGCGGACACCTCTCCCCACAATCACTTTATTTGCAAGCGATGCGGGAGCGTTATCGATTTGGAGATGGAGAGCATCGAACATATTTCCGAGTCTGCGCGTCAGAATTTTGATGGATACATCGAGGGCCATGTTACTTATTTTTATGGCTTATGCGGTGACTGCTGCAAGACTGATCCTTCATGA
- a CDS encoding NADH peroxidase, whose translation MMKFVCQVCGYVHEGDAAPENCPICNAPASKFTQQSDTMTWAAEHVVGVAQGVSEDILMDLRDNFKGECSEVGMYLAMSRVAHREGYPEIGLYWEKAAWEEAEHAAKFAELLGEVVTDSTKKNLEMRVEAENGATAGKFDLAKRAKAANLDAIHDTVHEMARDEARHGKAFEGLLKRYFG comes from the coding sequence ATTATGAAATTTGTATGTCAAGTATGTGGTTATGTTCATGAAGGAGATGCGGCACCGGAAAATTGCCCTATTTGTAATGCACCAGCTTCCAAATTTACTCAGCAGAGCGACACTATGACATGGGCTGCCGAACACGTAGTAGGCGTTGCCCAGGGCGTTAGTGAAGATATTTTAATGGACTTAAGAGACAACTTCAAGGGAGAATGTTCCGAGGTCGGCATGTACTTGGCGATGTCAAGAGTTGCACATAGAGAAGGCTATCCTGAAATCGGTTTATATTGGGAAAAAGCAGCATGGGAAGAAGCAGAGCATGCTGCAAAATTTGCTGAATTGTTAGGCGAAGTAGTAACTGATTCCACGAAGAAAAACCTGGAGATGAGAGTAGAGGCTGAAAACGGAGCAACCGCAGGCAAATTCGATCTTGCGAAACGCGCAAAGGCTGCTAACCTCGATGCAATACATGATACTGTTCATGAAATGGCTCGTGACGAGGCCAGACATGGCAAGGCATTTGAAGGGCTTCTGAAGAGATACTTTGGCTAA
- a CDS encoding GNAT family N-acetyltransferase, which translates to MNRKILPVRWQYENIIIREATIRDEDKLIQICNSWEDKEEVEGHTFSDDYIHNCLEGKFNLPPLDDADNKYCSFKVIEDQDRQVIGLLDIYHGYPDKECLWIGLFIMDKQFQGNGLGTAAIKSLLEEAAEKEWKACGLGVYLKNLKGVSFWIHNGFKEIGNIYGEKHLSSDFFPLISLFRKLS; encoded by the coding sequence ATGAACAGAAAAATACTACCCGTTCGATGGCAATATGAGAATATCATAATAAGGGAGGCCACGATACGGGACGAAGACAAACTGATACAAATATGCAATAGTTGGGAAGATAAAGAAGAAGTCGAGGGTCATACATTCAGTGACGATTATATTCATAACTGCTTAGAGGGGAAGTTTAATCTGCCTCCTTTAGACGATGCTGATAATAAGTATTGCTCATTTAAAGTAATAGAAGATCAGGACCGGCAGGTTATAGGTTTATTGGATATTTATCATGGATATCCAGACAAAGAATGTCTATGGATCGGCTTATTTATCATGGATAAGCAATTTCAAGGAAATGGATTGGGAACAGCAGCAATAAAATCATTATTGGAAGAGGCTGCGGAAAAAGAATGGAAAGCTTGTGGCCTTGGTGTCTATCTAAAAAATCTGAAGGGTGTAAGCTTTTGGATACATAACGGATTTAAAGAAATCGGAAATATCTATGGAGAAAAGCATCTATCTTCCGATTTCTTTCCTTTAATTTCTTTATTTCGAAAACTATCATAA
- a CDS encoding pyridoxamine 5'-phosphate oxidase family protein — protein MQIKKIEKFIDKQKISFISSIDSGSFPNVKAMLMPRKRNGLKEFYFSTNTSSMRVQQYKNNPNSCIYFYHKGLIKYIGVMLVGKMEILTDQQSKNMLWKKGDTMFYKRGVTDPDYCVLKFTAHSGRYYCDLKTESFEI, from the coding sequence ATGCAAATTAAAAAGATAGAAAAATTCATTGATAAGCAAAAGATAAGCTTTATATCTTCCATAGACAGCGGCAGCTTTCCGAACGTAAAAGCAATGCTAATGCCAAGAAAAAGAAATGGCCTTAAAGAATTTTATTTTTCGACAAATACTTCATCCATGCGTGTCCAACAATATAAAAACAATCCCAATTCTTGTATCTATTTCTATCATAAGGGACTGATAAAGTACATCGGTGTAATGTTAGTCGGTAAAATGGAAATTTTAACAGATCAACAATCAAAAAATATGCTCTGGAAAAAAGGAGACACCATGTTTTATAAAAGAGGCGTAACAGACCCTGATTATTGTGTCTTAAAATTTACCGCTCATAGCGGCAGATACTATTGTGACTTAAAGACTGAAAGCTTTGAAATATAG
- a CDS encoding alpha/beta hydrolase, with the protein MAEQYFEKLIIEKKELEWLYVPDVVYCEYEGIKRHLQLIIPYMRQWNENKKYPLVVFIPGSAWHKQEMYNSIPAYAELAKRGFAVALVQYRESELALFPAQVIDAKNAIRFIPSLAEQFHIDIDNIFIAGDSSGAHIALLTGLTASYGELDSDFQNGISCAVKGIISYYAPTDLFLSEGSGPIEDLLGTENVNNVPDLTKSASCRTYISRERAIPPILMFHGTEDGLVSVEHSRSLFHCLKQFDKEVSYYEIENEGHGGASFWGKDILDIAEKFIKESMLWSSL; encoded by the coding sequence ATGGCAGAACAGTATTTTGAAAAACTGATAATAGAAAAGAAGGAACTGGAATGGCTATATGTTCCCGATGTTGTATATTGCGAATACGAAGGAATCAAAAGACATTTGCAGTTGATAATACCATATATGCGCCAATGGAATGAGAACAAGAAATACCCGTTAGTGGTATTTATCCCCGGATCGGCTTGGCATAAGCAGGAAATGTATAATAGCATACCGGCTTATGCAGAGCTTGCCAAAAGAGGCTTTGCGGTAGCTCTGGTACAATATAGGGAGTCGGAATTAGCCCTTTTCCCCGCACAAGTGATTGATGCTAAGAATGCAATTCGCTTTATTCCTTCTTTAGCAGAACAGTTTCATATCGATATAGACAACATTTTTATTGCAGGAGATTCCTCCGGCGCGCATATTGCACTTTTGACTGGATTAACAGCCTCATATGGGGAACTGGACTCCGATTTTCAAAATGGAATCTCTTGTGCAGTGAAAGGCATTATCAGCTATTATGCTCCAACGGATCTGTTTCTTTCGGAAGGAAGCGGACCGATTGAGGACTTGCTGGGTACAGAGAACGTGAACAATGTTCCTGACCTTACGAAAAGTGCCTCTTGTAGAACGTATATTTCCCGCGAAAGGGCGATTCCCCCCATCCTCATGTTTCATGGCACAGAGGATGGCCTTGTTTCTGTCGAGCATAGCCGCAGTTTATTTCATTGCTTAAAACAATTCGATAAAGAGGTTTCATATTATGAAATAGAAAATGAAGGCCACGGCGGTGCATCCTTTTGGGGAAAAGATATTCTCGACATCGCAGAGAAATTTATTAAAGAGTCAATGCTCTGGTCAAGTTTGTGA
- a CDS encoding phosphohydrolase, with amino-acid sequence MRDKMNTYSGLQFNPMEIEEKDILIEDIGHALSLICRGGGHLKYFYSVGQHSINCAKEAEARGWTKRVILACLLHDASEAYISDIIRPVKRYLTNYLEIEERIMDTIFRKFGLGDLSEEENAQVKQIDDQMLESELSELIAGGKRIEAPRLHAAPDLGLRNFMDVENEFIAMTNEYIIEHNLK; translated from the coding sequence ATGAGAGATAAAATGAACACATACAGTGGATTGCAGTTTAATCCTATGGAAATAGAAGAAAAAGACATTCTCATAGAGGATATAGGCCACGCACTAAGCCTGATCTGCAGAGGCGGCGGGCATTTGAAATATTTTTATTCCGTGGGTCAGCATTCTATTAATTGTGCGAAGGAAGCGGAAGCCAGAGGATGGACAAAGCGCGTAATTCTCGCATGTCTGCTTCACGATGCCAGCGAAGCATATATTTCGGATATTATCCGTCCGGTAAAAAGGTATTTGACGAATTATCTGGAAATTGAAGAGAGAATCATGGATACGATCTTCCGGAAATTCGGATTGGGAGATTTAAGTGAAGAGGAGAACGCACAGGTTAAGCAAATCGACGATCAGATGCTGGAAAGTGAGCTTTCAGAGCTGATAGCAGGAGGAAAACGGATAGAAGCGCCTCGCTTACATGCGGCGCCTGATCTGGGGCTTAGAAATTTTATGGATGTGGAAAATGAGTTTATAGCAATGACAAATGAATATATCATAGAACACAATCTGAAATAA